A DNA window from Syngnathus typhle isolate RoL2023-S1 ecotype Sweden linkage group LG2, RoL_Styp_1.0, whole genome shotgun sequence contains the following coding sequences:
- the dazap2 gene encoding DAZ-associated protein 2, translating into MNNKGSYPQQSVYPQQSTAPVYPPAMQISPQAPPYTDTPPAYSEIYHPRYVLPHQVTGQVPQMSSPYVGTQVYMPMQPQMPVGAMAQNVPLAYYPMGAMYPPGSTVMVDGGFDAGARFTAGSSVSIPPPPPGHAPNAAQLAAMQGANMVMTQRKNNFFLGGSSGGYTIW; encoded by the exons ATGAACAACAAAG GGTCATATCCACAGCAGAGTGTGTACCCTCAGCAGAGCACTGCCCCCGTTTACCCCCCTGCGATGCAAATATCTCCTCAGGCGCCTCCTTATACGGACACGCCTCCCGCATACTCTGAG ATCTACCACCCTAGGTATGTGCTTCCCCACCAGGTGACCGGTCAGGTGCCTCAGATGTCCTCCCCCTATGTGGGCACTCAGGTCTACATGCCCATGCAGCCGCAGATGCCCGTCGGAGCCATGGCCCAGAACGTCCCCCTGGCTTATTATCCTATGGGGGCCATGTACCCACCTGGTTCCACAGTGATGGTTGATGGTGGCTTTGACGCTGGCGCCCGCTTCACAGCTGGAAGCAGTGTTTCCATCCCG CCCCCACCCCCTGGGCACGCCCCAAATGCAGCTCAACTGGCGGCCATGCAGGGTGCCAACATGGTCATGACGCAGCGCAAGAACAACTTCTTCTTGGGCGGTTCCAGCGGAGGTTACACCATCTGGTAA
- the pou6f1 gene encoding POU domain, class 6, transcription factor 1 isoform X1, producing MKSQDLPVRDAPLAVNEQVIMMSGNETIRVLEVGVDASLSSTVLEGKTSEGKTDGGGTQPEGSRPRNDNAGSQNTEEVVAGKQQASSGDAPAHAVHTLGPTVPISVSLPQPPIATVPVTVQGCPQVLSQENLATLMTGMLAQTGSLGQPLLIPISMAGSIGGQGGLAVFTLPTTNVATLSGLAAAAATQPANLLKMPFAGLQVLNSVQAPLQTSTQAVFQAPAGSIQQTCGLTSQSTPATIISAAQEAAAQATPAATVAQSNISVAALQTAGLSINPALINAASLGAQTQFLSSLTSSPIITNAMSNMAGITSQILTTTQGQVIGTLPFLVNPASLAGGAATPTLPLQGLQVQTVTPQLLLNTQGQIFAAVGNGAAAVAASAAVLPKAAVSPAPSKPTSQAPATAATQLPVVIAPQPSVLKSSTSPSSSLPITCGEMAKVGQLVSKPHQADSNEEGINLEEIREFAKNFKIRRLSLGLTQTQVGQALTATEGPAYSQSAICRFEKLDITPKSAQKLKPVLEKWLAEAEHWNQKGQQNLMEFVGGEPSKKRKRRTSFTPQAIEVLNSYFEKNSLPTGQEITEIAKELNYDREVVRVWFCNRRQTLKNTSKINIFQVQ from the exons ATGAAGTCTCAGGACCTTCCTGTCAGAGATGCCCCGCTTGCTGTCAACGAGCAG GTCATCATGATGTCTGGCAACGAGACAATTCGTGTGTTAGAAGTCGGGGTCGATGCGTCTCTGTCTTCAACGGTACTTGAAGGGAAGACAAGTGAGGGCAAAACAGATGGGGGAGGGACTCAACCTGAGGGTTCCCGCCCACGCAATGACAATGCTGGATCCCAGAACACTGAGGAAGTCG TAGCTGGCAAACAGCAAGCGTCATCAGGAGATGCTCCAGCTCACGCTGTCCATACCCTCGGTCCAACTGTGCCCATCAGTGTATCCTTGCCGCAGCCTCCCATAGCTACTGTGCCCGTCACTGTCCAAGGTTGTCCGCAG GTTCTATCACAAGAAAATCTGGCCACTCTGATGACTGGGATGTTGGCCCAGACAGGCTCGCTGGGCCAGCCCCTGCTCATCCCCATCAGCATGGCAGGCTCCATCGGTGGCCAGGGCGGTCTGGCTGTTTTCACCCTGCCCACTACCAATGTGGCCACACTGTCTGGActcgccgctgctgccgccacgCAGCCCGCTAACCTCCTTAAGATGCCCTTTGCTGGCCTTCAAG TTCTAAATTCAGTTCAGGCTCCTCTACAAACCAGCACGCAGGCAGTGTTCCAGGCTCCGGCAGGTTCCATCCAGCAAACTTGCGGCTTGACGTCTCAGTCCACACCGGCTACGATCATCTCTGCCGCCCAAGAGGCAGCTGCTCAAGCCACACCAGCCGCAACCGTGGCCCAGTCCAACATATCGGTGGCTGCGCTGCAGACGGCTGGACTCTCCATCAATCCTGCACTG ATCAATGCTGCATCTTTAGGAGCACAGACCCAGTTTCTCAGTTCCCTCACCTCCAGTCCTATCATCACCAACGCCATGTCCAACATGGCGGGCATCACAAGCCAGATCCTAACAACCACACAGGGCCAG GTTATAGGAACTCTTCCTTTTTTGGTGAACCCGGCCTCCCTGGCCGGGGGGGCTGCCACTCCGACCCTCCCCCTCCAGGGTCTGCAGGTCCAGACGGTCACCCCGCAGTTGCTGCTGAACACCCAGGGTCAGATTTTTGCTGCGGTCGGGAACGGAGCTGCCGCGGTTGCGGCTTCTGCCGCTGTTCTGCCCAAAGCTGCAGTGTCACCCGCACCTTCCAAACCAACATCACAG GCGCCGGCAACAGCTGCGACGCAGTTGCCGGTTGTCATCGCCCCGCAGCCGTCTGTACTCAAAAGCTCCACCTCGCCATCCTCATCGCTCCCCATCACCTGCGGCGAGATGGCTAAAGTGGGCCAGCTTGTCAGCA AGCCCCATCAGGCTGACAGCAATGAGGAAGGCATCAATCTGGAAGAAATACGCGAGTTTGCTAAGAATTTTAAAATCCGGCGGCTATCCTTGGGATTGACGCAGACTCAAGTGGGACAGGCACTGACTGCCACAGAGGGCCCGGCCTACAGCCAATCCGCCATTTGCAG GTTTGAAAAGCTGGACATCACCCCGAAGAGTGCCCAGAAGTTGAAGCCAGTGTTGGAGAAGTGGCTTGCCGAGGCCGAGCACTGGAACCAAAAAGGTCAGCAGAACCTGATGGAGTTTGTCGGCGGCGAACCGTCAAAGAAACGCAAGCGGCGCACCAGTTTCACGCCTCAAGCCATCGAAGTCCTCAACTCCTACTTCGAGAAGAACTCGCTGCCCACAGGGCAAGAGATCACGGAAATCGCAAAGGAACTAAACTACGACCGAGAGGTGGTGCGGGTTTGGTTCTGCAACCGTCGACAGACGCTGAAAAACACCAGCAAGATTAACATTTTCCAGGTCCAGTAG
- the pou6f1 gene encoding POU domain, class 6, transcription factor 1 isoform X2, producing the protein MKSQDLPVRDAPLAVNEQVIMMSGNETIRVLEVGVDASLSSTVLEGKTSEGKTDGGGTQPEGSRPRNDNAGSQNTEEVAGKQQASSGDAPAHAVHTLGPTVPISVSLPQPPIATVPVTVQGCPQVLSQENLATLMTGMLAQTGSLGQPLLIPISMAGSIGGQGGLAVFTLPTTNVATLSGLAAAAATQPANLLKMPFAGLQVLNSVQAPLQTSTQAVFQAPAGSIQQTCGLTSQSTPATIISAAQEAAAQATPAATVAQSNISVAALQTAGLSINPALINAASLGAQTQFLSSLTSSPIITNAMSNMAGITSQILTTTQGQVIGTLPFLVNPASLAGGAATPTLPLQGLQVQTVTPQLLLNTQGQIFAAVGNGAAAVAASAAVLPKAAVSPAPSKPTSQAPATAATQLPVVIAPQPSVLKSSTSPSSSLPITCGEMAKVGQLVSKPHQADSNEEGINLEEIREFAKNFKIRRLSLGLTQTQVGQALTATEGPAYSQSAICRFEKLDITPKSAQKLKPVLEKWLAEAEHWNQKGQQNLMEFVGGEPSKKRKRRTSFTPQAIEVLNSYFEKNSLPTGQEITEIAKELNYDREVVRVWFCNRRQTLKNTSKINIFQVQ; encoded by the exons ATGAAGTCTCAGGACCTTCCTGTCAGAGATGCCCCGCTTGCTGTCAACGAGCAG GTCATCATGATGTCTGGCAACGAGACAATTCGTGTGTTAGAAGTCGGGGTCGATGCGTCTCTGTCTTCAACGGTACTTGAAGGGAAGACAAGTGAGGGCAAAACAGATGGGGGAGGGACTCAACCTGAGGGTTCCCGCCCACGCAATGACAATGCTGGATCCCAGAACACTGAGGAAGTCG CTGGCAAACAGCAAGCGTCATCAGGAGATGCTCCAGCTCACGCTGTCCATACCCTCGGTCCAACTGTGCCCATCAGTGTATCCTTGCCGCAGCCTCCCATAGCTACTGTGCCCGTCACTGTCCAAGGTTGTCCGCAG GTTCTATCACAAGAAAATCTGGCCACTCTGATGACTGGGATGTTGGCCCAGACAGGCTCGCTGGGCCAGCCCCTGCTCATCCCCATCAGCATGGCAGGCTCCATCGGTGGCCAGGGCGGTCTGGCTGTTTTCACCCTGCCCACTACCAATGTGGCCACACTGTCTGGActcgccgctgctgccgccacgCAGCCCGCTAACCTCCTTAAGATGCCCTTTGCTGGCCTTCAAG TTCTAAATTCAGTTCAGGCTCCTCTACAAACCAGCACGCAGGCAGTGTTCCAGGCTCCGGCAGGTTCCATCCAGCAAACTTGCGGCTTGACGTCTCAGTCCACACCGGCTACGATCATCTCTGCCGCCCAAGAGGCAGCTGCTCAAGCCACACCAGCCGCAACCGTGGCCCAGTCCAACATATCGGTGGCTGCGCTGCAGACGGCTGGACTCTCCATCAATCCTGCACTG ATCAATGCTGCATCTTTAGGAGCACAGACCCAGTTTCTCAGTTCCCTCACCTCCAGTCCTATCATCACCAACGCCATGTCCAACATGGCGGGCATCACAAGCCAGATCCTAACAACCACACAGGGCCAG GTTATAGGAACTCTTCCTTTTTTGGTGAACCCGGCCTCCCTGGCCGGGGGGGCTGCCACTCCGACCCTCCCCCTCCAGGGTCTGCAGGTCCAGACGGTCACCCCGCAGTTGCTGCTGAACACCCAGGGTCAGATTTTTGCTGCGGTCGGGAACGGAGCTGCCGCGGTTGCGGCTTCTGCCGCTGTTCTGCCCAAAGCTGCAGTGTCACCCGCACCTTCCAAACCAACATCACAG GCGCCGGCAACAGCTGCGACGCAGTTGCCGGTTGTCATCGCCCCGCAGCCGTCTGTACTCAAAAGCTCCACCTCGCCATCCTCATCGCTCCCCATCACCTGCGGCGAGATGGCTAAAGTGGGCCAGCTTGTCAGCA AGCCCCATCAGGCTGACAGCAATGAGGAAGGCATCAATCTGGAAGAAATACGCGAGTTTGCTAAGAATTTTAAAATCCGGCGGCTATCCTTGGGATTGACGCAGACTCAAGTGGGACAGGCACTGACTGCCACAGAGGGCCCGGCCTACAGCCAATCCGCCATTTGCAG GTTTGAAAAGCTGGACATCACCCCGAAGAGTGCCCAGAAGTTGAAGCCAGTGTTGGAGAAGTGGCTTGCCGAGGCCGAGCACTGGAACCAAAAAGGTCAGCAGAACCTGATGGAGTTTGTCGGCGGCGAACCGTCAAAGAAACGCAAGCGGCGCACCAGTTTCACGCCTCAAGCCATCGAAGTCCTCAACTCCTACTTCGAGAAGAACTCGCTGCCCACAGGGCAAGAGATCACGGAAATCGCAAAGGAACTAAACTACGACCGAGAGGTGGTGCGGGTTTGGTTCTGCAACCGTCGACAGACGCTGAAAAACACCAGCAAGATTAACATTTTCCAGGTCCAGTAG
- the pou6f1 gene encoding POU domain, class 6, transcription factor 1 isoform X3, which translates to MMSGNETIRVLEVGVDASLSSTVLEGKTSEGKTDGGGTQPEGSRPRNDNAGSQNTEEVVAGKQQASSGDAPAHAVHTLGPTVPISVSLPQPPIATVPVTVQGCPQVLSQENLATLMTGMLAQTGSLGQPLLIPISMAGSIGGQGGLAVFTLPTTNVATLSGLAAAAATQPANLLKMPFAGLQVLNSVQAPLQTSTQAVFQAPAGSIQQTCGLTSQSTPATIISAAQEAAAQATPAATVAQSNISVAALQTAGLSINPALINAASLGAQTQFLSSLTSSPIITNAMSNMAGITSQILTTTQGQVIGTLPFLVNPASLAGGAATPTLPLQGLQVQTVTPQLLLNTQGQIFAAVGNGAAAVAASAAVLPKAAVSPAPSKPTSQAPATAATQLPVVIAPQPSVLKSSTSPSSSLPITCGEMAKVGQLVSKPHQADSNEEGINLEEIREFAKNFKIRRLSLGLTQTQVGQALTATEGPAYSQSAICRFEKLDITPKSAQKLKPVLEKWLAEAEHWNQKGQQNLMEFVGGEPSKKRKRRTSFTPQAIEVLNSYFEKNSLPTGQEITEIAKELNYDREVVRVWFCNRRQTLKNTSKINIFQVQ; encoded by the exons ATGATGTCTGGCAACGAGACAATTCGTGTGTTAGAAGTCGGGGTCGATGCGTCTCTGTCTTCAACGGTACTTGAAGGGAAGACAAGTGAGGGCAAAACAGATGGGGGAGGGACTCAACCTGAGGGTTCCCGCCCACGCAATGACAATGCTGGATCCCAGAACACTGAGGAAGTCG TAGCTGGCAAACAGCAAGCGTCATCAGGAGATGCTCCAGCTCACGCTGTCCATACCCTCGGTCCAACTGTGCCCATCAGTGTATCCTTGCCGCAGCCTCCCATAGCTACTGTGCCCGTCACTGTCCAAGGTTGTCCGCAG GTTCTATCACAAGAAAATCTGGCCACTCTGATGACTGGGATGTTGGCCCAGACAGGCTCGCTGGGCCAGCCCCTGCTCATCCCCATCAGCATGGCAGGCTCCATCGGTGGCCAGGGCGGTCTGGCTGTTTTCACCCTGCCCACTACCAATGTGGCCACACTGTCTGGActcgccgctgctgccgccacgCAGCCCGCTAACCTCCTTAAGATGCCCTTTGCTGGCCTTCAAG TTCTAAATTCAGTTCAGGCTCCTCTACAAACCAGCACGCAGGCAGTGTTCCAGGCTCCGGCAGGTTCCATCCAGCAAACTTGCGGCTTGACGTCTCAGTCCACACCGGCTACGATCATCTCTGCCGCCCAAGAGGCAGCTGCTCAAGCCACACCAGCCGCAACCGTGGCCCAGTCCAACATATCGGTGGCTGCGCTGCAGACGGCTGGACTCTCCATCAATCCTGCACTG ATCAATGCTGCATCTTTAGGAGCACAGACCCAGTTTCTCAGTTCCCTCACCTCCAGTCCTATCATCACCAACGCCATGTCCAACATGGCGGGCATCACAAGCCAGATCCTAACAACCACACAGGGCCAG GTTATAGGAACTCTTCCTTTTTTGGTGAACCCGGCCTCCCTGGCCGGGGGGGCTGCCACTCCGACCCTCCCCCTCCAGGGTCTGCAGGTCCAGACGGTCACCCCGCAGTTGCTGCTGAACACCCAGGGTCAGATTTTTGCTGCGGTCGGGAACGGAGCTGCCGCGGTTGCGGCTTCTGCCGCTGTTCTGCCCAAAGCTGCAGTGTCACCCGCACCTTCCAAACCAACATCACAG GCGCCGGCAACAGCTGCGACGCAGTTGCCGGTTGTCATCGCCCCGCAGCCGTCTGTACTCAAAAGCTCCACCTCGCCATCCTCATCGCTCCCCATCACCTGCGGCGAGATGGCTAAAGTGGGCCAGCTTGTCAGCA AGCCCCATCAGGCTGACAGCAATGAGGAAGGCATCAATCTGGAAGAAATACGCGAGTTTGCTAAGAATTTTAAAATCCGGCGGCTATCCTTGGGATTGACGCAGACTCAAGTGGGACAGGCACTGACTGCCACAGAGGGCCCGGCCTACAGCCAATCCGCCATTTGCAG GTTTGAAAAGCTGGACATCACCCCGAAGAGTGCCCAGAAGTTGAAGCCAGTGTTGGAGAAGTGGCTTGCCGAGGCCGAGCACTGGAACCAAAAAGGTCAGCAGAACCTGATGGAGTTTGTCGGCGGCGAACCGTCAAAGAAACGCAAGCGGCGCACCAGTTTCACGCCTCAAGCCATCGAAGTCCTCAACTCCTACTTCGAGAAGAACTCGCTGCCCACAGGGCAAGAGATCACGGAAATCGCAAAGGAACTAAACTACGACCGAGAGGTGGTGCGGGTTTGGTTCTGCAACCGTCGACAGACGCTGAAAAACACCAGCAAGATTAACATTTTCCAGGTCCAGTAG